Proteins found in one Pseudomonas sp. P8_241 genomic segment:
- the ssuB gene encoding aliphatic sulfonates ABC transporter ATP-binding protein → MTAQQPPRLLRGIPLAVRKLQKTFGARQVLREIDLHIPAGQFVAVVGRSGCGKSTLLRLLAGLDQPTGGDLLAGAAPLSEAREDTRLMFQEARLLPWKKIIDNVGLGLKGNWRPKALEALEAVGLADRANEWPAALSGGQKQRVALARALIHQPRLLLLDEPLGALDALTRIEMQQLIERLWQQHGFTVLLVTHDVSEAVAIADRVILIEDGEVGLDLHVELPRPRVRGSHRLAALETEVLNRVLALPGQPPEPEPVSPLPTQLRWAQ, encoded by the coding sequence ATGACGGCTCAACAGCCTCCGCGACTGCTGCGCGGGATTCCGCTGGCAGTGCGCAAACTGCAAAAAACCTTTGGTGCGCGACAGGTGCTGCGCGAGATCGACCTGCACATTCCGGCGGGCCAGTTTGTCGCCGTGGTGGGGCGTAGTGGTTGTGGCAAAAGTACTTTGCTGCGCTTGCTCGCCGGGCTCGATCAACCCACGGGCGGTGATTTGCTTGCGGGTGCCGCGCCACTCAGTGAAGCCCGGGAAGACACGCGGCTGATGTTCCAGGAAGCGCGTTTGCTGCCGTGGAAAAAGATTATCGACAACGTCGGTCTCGGCCTCAAGGGCAACTGGCGTCCAAAGGCCTTGGAAGCGCTGGAAGCGGTGGGTTTGGCCGATCGTGCCAACGAGTGGCCGGCAGCGCTGTCGGGCGGACAGAAACAACGCGTGGCATTGGCTCGCGCTCTGATTCATCAGCCGCGCTTGCTGTTGCTGGACGAGCCGTTGGGCGCACTGGATGCCTTGACCCGGATCGAGATGCAACAACTGATTGAACGGCTTTGGCAGCAACACGGCTTCACCGTATTGCTGGTGACTCACGATGTCAGCGAAGCGGTGGCAATTGCCGATCGGGTGATCCTGATCGAAGACGGCGAAGTCGGCCTCGATCTGCACGTGGAATTGCCGCGACCTCGGGTGCGCGGCTCCCATCGGCTCGCGGCGCTGGAAACCGAAGTACTCAATCGCGTATTGGCGCTGCCCGGCCAGCCGCCGGAACCGGAACCTGTTTCACCCTTGCCCACGCAGTTGCGCTGGGCTCAATAA
- the ssuC gene encoding aliphatic sulfonate ABC transporter permease SsuC, whose translation MKKFIHSLAPWALPVLLLAVWQLSVSAGWLSTRILPAPSAVIEAGVNLVSSGEIWTHLAISGWRAALGFTIGGGIGLALGFITGLSKWGERLLDSSVQMIRNVPHLALIPLVILWFGIDESAKIFLVALGTLFPIYLNTYHGIRNVDPALVEMARSYGLSGFSLFRQVILPGALPSILVGVRFALGFMWLTLIVAETISASSGIGYLAMNAREFLQTDVVVLAILLYAVLGKLADLAARGLERVWLRWHPAYQVAKGGAA comes from the coding sequence ATGAAGAAGTTCATCCACAGTCTCGCGCCCTGGGCGTTGCCGGTGTTGCTGCTGGCGGTGTGGCAGTTGTCGGTGTCGGCCGGCTGGTTGTCGACACGGATTCTGCCGGCGCCCAGCGCCGTGATAGAAGCCGGTGTCAATCTGGTCAGCAGTGGCGAAATCTGGACGCACCTGGCCATCAGTGGCTGGCGTGCGGCCTTGGGTTTCACCATTGGTGGCGGTATCGGCCTGGCGCTGGGATTCATCACCGGCCTGTCGAAGTGGGGTGAGCGCCTGCTCGACAGCTCGGTGCAAATGATCCGCAACGTGCCGCACCTGGCGCTGATTCCGCTGGTGATCCTGTGGTTCGGCATCGACGAGTCGGCGAAGATTTTCCTGGTGGCGTTGGGCACGTTGTTCCCGATTTACCTCAACACGTATCACGGCATCCGCAACGTCGATCCGGCGCTGGTGGAGATGGCGCGCAGTTATGGCCTGTCCGGTTTCAGCCTGTTCCGGCAGGTGATTCTGCCGGGTGCGCTGCCTTCGATTCTGGTGGGCGTGCGTTTCGCCCTGGGCTTCATGTGGCTGACGTTGATCGTCGCGGAAACCATTTCCGCCAGTTCCGGCATTGGCTATCTGGCGATGAATGCCCGGGAGTTCTTGCAGACCGACGTGGTGGTCCTGGCGATTCTGTTGTACGCGGTGCTCGGCAAATTGGCCGACCTCGCAGCTCGCGGACTTGAGCGTGTCTGGCTGCGCTGGCATCCGGCCTATCAGGTTGCCAAGGGAGGTGCGGCATGA
- the ssuD gene encoding FMNH2-dependent alkanesulfonate monooxygenase — translation MSLNIFWFLPTHGDGHYLGTAEGARAVDHGYLQQVAQAADRLGFGGVLIPTGRSCEDSWLVAASLIPVTQRLKFLVALRPGIISPTVAARQAATLDRLSGGRALFNLVTGGDPEELAGDGLFLSHEERYQASVEFTRIWRRVLEGETVDYDGQHISVKGAKLLYPPIQQPRPPLYFGGSSEAAQDLAAEQVEMVLTWGEPPAAVAEKIEQVRAKAAKLGRTVRFGIRLHVIVRETNAEAWQAADKLISHLDNETIARAQASLARFDSVGQQRMAALHGGNRDNLEVSPNLWAGVGLVRGGAGTALVGDGPTVAARVKEYADLGIDTFIFSGYPHLEESYRVAELLFPHLDVERPELPKSAGYVSPFGEMVANDILPKAASQS, via the coding sequence ATGAGCCTCAATATCTTCTGGTTCCTGCCTACCCACGGCGACGGCCATTACCTTGGCACCGCTGAAGGCGCTCGCGCCGTTGACCACGGTTATCTGCAACAGGTCGCGCAAGCGGCAGATCGCCTGGGCTTCGGCGGTGTGCTGATTCCCACCGGTCGCTCCTGCGAAGACTCGTGGCTGGTGGCGGCGTCGCTGATTCCGGTGACCCAGCGTCTGAAGTTTCTGGTCGCCCTGCGCCCCGGGATCATTTCCCCTACGGTGGCAGCGCGGCAGGCGGCGACCCTGGATCGTCTGTCCGGTGGGCGTGCGTTGTTCAATCTGGTCACCGGTGGTGACCCGGAAGAGTTGGCCGGCGATGGTCTGTTTCTCAGCCACGAAGAGCGTTATCAGGCTTCGGTCGAATTCACCCGCATCTGGCGCCGCGTGCTGGAAGGCGAAACCGTCGATTACGACGGCCAGCACATCAGCGTGAAGGGCGCGAAATTGCTCTATCCGCCGATCCAGCAACCGCGACCGCCTTTGTACTTCGGCGGTTCCTCGGAAGCGGCGCAAGACCTGGCCGCCGAGCAAGTGGAAATGGTCCTGACCTGGGGCGAGCCACCGGCCGCTGTCGCGGAGAAAATTGAACAGGTCCGTGCCAAGGCCGCGAAGCTTGGTCGTACCGTGCGGTTCGGTATTCGTCTGCATGTAATCGTGCGTGAGACCAACGCCGAAGCCTGGCAAGCGGCGGACAAATTGATCTCGCATCTGGACAACGAGACCATCGCCCGTGCCCAGGCATCGCTGGCGCGTTTCGATTCGGTCGGCCAGCAACGCATGGCTGCGCTGCATGGCGGAAACCGCGACAACCTCGAAGTCAGCCCTAACCTGTGGGCCGGTGTCGGCCTGGTGCGCGGTGGTGCCGGTACGGCGCTGGTGGGCGACGGTCCGACCGTGGCAGCACGGGTGAAGGAGTACGCAGACCTGGGCATCGACACCTTCATTTTCTCCGGTTATCCACACCTGGAAGAGTCGTACCGAGTGGCGGAATTGCTGTTCCCGCACCTCGATGTCGAGCGTCCCGAGTTGCCGAAAAGTGCCGGTTATGTCAGCCCGTTCGGCGAGATGGTCGCCAACGACATTCTTCCCAAAGCCGCGTCCCAGAGCTGA
- a CDS encoding sulfonate ABC transporter substrate-binding protein — MRPVILRRGLVALFAAAVTFGAITQAQAETLRIGYQKYGTLVLLKAKGTLEKRLAAQGVDVQWTEFPGGPQLLEGLNVGSIDFGVTGETPPVFAQAAGADLLYVAYEPPAPHSEAILVPKDSAIKSVADLKGKKVVLNKGSNVHYLLVRALEDAGLKYTDIQTVFLPPADARAAFERGSVDAWVIWDPYQAAAEQQLQARTLRDGQGIVDNHQFYLATKPYAQKNPEVIKTLVEEVRAVGEWSKANPEDVTAQVSPLLGLPADITLTSVKRQGYGALFLTPEVVAAQQKIADSFYQLKLIPKPLSIKDVIWTPPAAVAQSSVTKAQ; from the coding sequence ATGCGCCCTGTCATTTTGCGTCGTGGTCTGGTCGCTCTGTTTGCTGCGGCTGTCACCTTCGGCGCCATTACTCAAGCTCAAGCTGAAACTCTTCGAATCGGCTATCAGAAATACGGCACCCTGGTGCTGCTCAAAGCCAAAGGCACTTTGGAAAAACGCCTCGCCGCACAAGGCGTGGATGTGCAATGGACTGAATTCCCCGGTGGCCCACAACTGCTCGAGGGCCTGAACGTCGGCTCCATCGATTTCGGCGTGACCGGCGAAACACCGCCCGTATTTGCCCAGGCAGCGGGTGCTGATTTGCTCTACGTGGCCTATGAACCGCCCGCGCCCCACAGTGAAGCGATCCTGGTGCCGAAGGACTCGGCGATCAAATCGGTGGCGGACCTCAAGGGCAAGAAAGTCGTCCTGAACAAAGGCTCCAACGTGCACTACCTGCTGGTGCGCGCGCTGGAAGATGCCGGCCTCAAATACACCGACATCCAGACTGTTTTCCTGCCTCCGGCCGATGCCCGCGCCGCGTTCGAGCGTGGCAGTGTCGACGCCTGGGTGATCTGGGACCCGTACCAGGCCGCCGCCGAACAACAGTTGCAAGCACGCACTCTGCGCGATGGCCAAGGCATCGTCGACAACCATCAGTTCTATCTCGCCACCAAACCTTATGCGCAGAAAAATCCCGAGGTGATCAAGACCCTCGTGGAAGAAGTACGTGCGGTGGGCGAGTGGTCCAAAGCCAATCCTGAGGATGTGACTGCACAGGTCTCACCGCTGCTGGGCCTACCAGCAGACATCACCCTGACCTCGGTGAAGCGCCAAGGCTACGGCGCGCTGTTCCTCACGCCTGAAGTGGTCGCCGCGCAGCAGAAAATCGCCGACAGCTTCTATCAGCTCAAGTTGATTCCCAAGCCTTTAAGCATCAAAGACGTGATCTGGACGCCGCCGGCAGCCGTTGCCCAAAGCTCAGTAACCAAAGCCCAATAA
- the ssuE gene encoding NADPH-dependent FMN reductase — translation MLVVSLGGSPSQRSRSGVLLDRSRQWLQAQGVEVVSYQVRDFPAEDLLHARFDSPKVIDLLQQIENADGLLIATPVYKASFSGALKVVLDLLPERALSHKVVLPMATGGSIAHMLAVDYALKPVLSALKAQELLQGIFAVDSQIAYGEGSALAQLAPELEQRLSESLELFFSAMARRPKPLDPSLLNDRLLNARWSI, via the coding sequence ATGTTGGTTGTCTCACTCGGTGGCAGTCCCAGCCAGCGCTCCCGTTCCGGGGTGCTGCTGGATCGCTCCCGGCAATGGTTACAAGCGCAGGGTGTAGAGGTGGTGAGTTATCAGGTACGGGACTTCCCGGCCGAGGACTTGCTACACGCACGCTTCGACAGCCCCAAGGTGATCGACCTGTTGCAACAGATTGAAAACGCCGATGGCCTGCTGATTGCGACACCGGTTTACAAGGCATCGTTTTCCGGCGCACTGAAAGTCGTGCTGGACCTGCTGCCCGAACGAGCCCTGAGTCACAAAGTGGTTTTGCCAATGGCCACGGGCGGCAGCATCGCCCACATGCTGGCGGTGGATTACGCGCTCAAGCCGGTGTTGTCGGCCTTGAAAGCCCAGGAATTGCTGCAAGGGATTTTCGCTGTCGACAGCCAGATTGCCTACGGCGAAGGCAGTGCGCTGGCGCAGTTGGCACCGGAGCTGGAACAACGACTGAGTGAATCACTGGAGCTGTTTTTCAGCGCCATGGCGCGACGGCCCAAGCCGCTCGATCCGAGCCTGTTGAACGATCGTTTGTTGAATGCTCGCTGGAGCATTTGA
- a CDS encoding peroxiredoxin, which produces MSLRLGDIAPDFEQNSSAGTIRFHQWLGDSWGVLFSHPADFTPVCTTELGLTARLKDEFAQRGVKAIALSVDSVESHHKWIEDINETQSTVVNFPILDDADRKVSDLYDLIHPNANDTLTVRSLFVIDPKKKVRLTITYPASTGRNFNEILRVIDSLQLTDNYKVATPANWQDGDEVVIVPSLKDEDEIKQRFPKGYRAVKPYLRLTPQPNR; this is translated from the coding sequence ATGAGCCTCAGACTCGGCGACATCGCACCCGACTTCGAACAGAATTCCAGCGCTGGCACCATCCGTTTCCATCAATGGCTGGGCGATAGCTGGGGCGTGCTGTTTTCCCATCCGGCGGATTTCACGCCCGTGTGCACAACTGAGTTGGGTCTCACTGCCAGGCTCAAGGATGAATTCGCCCAGCGTGGCGTCAAGGCCATTGCCTTGTCCGTGGATTCAGTGGAGTCGCATCACAAGTGGATCGAAGACATCAACGAGACCCAGAGCACGGTAGTCAATTTCCCGATCCTCGACGACGCAGACCGCAAGGTCTCGGACCTCTACGACCTGATCCACCCTAACGCCAACGACACCCTGACCGTGCGCAGTCTGTTCGTGATCGACCCGAAGAAAAAGGTCCGGCTGACGATTACCTACCCGGCGAGCACCGGTCGCAACTTCAATGAAATCCTGCGGGTTATCGACTCACTGCAACTCACCGATAACTACAAGGTGGCCACCCCGGCCAACTGGCAGGACGGTGATGAGGTGGTGATCGTGCCGTCGCTCAAGGATGAGGATGAAATCAAGCAGCGCTTTCCCAAGGGTTATCGGGCGGTCAAACCTTACCTGCGCCTGACGCCGCAGCCCAACCGCTAA
- a CDS encoding OprD family porin: MNKSTLALAVATGVLAQQAGAAGFIEDSKATLGLRNFYINTDYRDGTGNVPNKNEEWGQGFDLRFISGYTQGPVGFGVDAIGLLGVKLDSGGGTNGASGNSYGGTVFPSKSNGESVDDFSSLGLTAKAKISQTELKLGTLQPKLPVIVTNDGRLLPQTWQGGQITSNDIKDLTLIGGQIEQVKGRNSSNNEQLSISGANSRSATGRDSNKFIYAGGDYKLTKDLTAQYYFGNLEDFYKQHFLGLVHNWAIGPGVLKSDLRYFNSSDDGANGHDPLYYTTGNYNAPNGKGKVDNNLYSGLFLYSVAGHTFGGGYQVSNGSSDFPWLNQGDGSSNYTITDMQIQKFGRAGERTWQARYAYDFAKVGVPGLTAGLVYLRGDNIDTVNLRGAEAANGASEWERDLSVAYVVQEGPLKNLGLAWKNATWRTDLPNTRSQDENRLILSYSLPLL, translated from the coding sequence ATGAACAAATCCACCTTGGCCCTGGCTGTGGCCACAGGGGTTTTGGCGCAGCAAGCAGGCGCCGCCGGTTTTATCGAAGACAGCAAAGCAACATTGGGGCTGCGCAACTTCTACATCAACACCGATTACCGTGACGGCACCGGCAACGTCCCGAACAAGAACGAAGAGTGGGGCCAAGGCTTCGATCTGCGTTTTATCTCCGGTTATACCCAGGGCCCTGTTGGATTTGGTGTGGATGCGATCGGCCTGTTGGGCGTCAAGCTCGATTCCGGCGGCGGCACCAACGGCGCGAGCGGCAACTCGTACGGCGGCACCGTGTTCCCAAGCAAGTCCAACGGCGAATCGGTTGATGACTTCTCCAGCCTGGGGTTGACGGCCAAGGCCAAGATTTCCCAGACCGAGCTGAAGTTGGGAACCTTGCAGCCAAAGCTGCCGGTGATCGTGACCAACGACGGTCGTTTGCTGCCGCAAACCTGGCAGGGAGGCCAGATCACATCGAACGACATCAAGGACCTGACGCTGATCGGCGGTCAGATCGAACAGGTAAAGGGTCGTAACTCGAGCAACAACGAACAGTTGTCGATCTCTGGTGCAAACAGCCGTTCCGCTACAGGCCGCGACAGCAACAAGTTCATCTATGCCGGCGGTGACTACAAGCTCACCAAGGACCTGACTGCCCAGTACTACTTCGGCAATCTGGAAGACTTCTACAAGCAACACTTCCTGGGGCTGGTACATAACTGGGCTATCGGCCCGGGCGTCTTGAAATCGGATCTGCGTTACTTCAACAGCTCTGATGATGGTGCCAACGGTCACGATCCCCTGTACTACACCACTGGCAATTACAATGCGCCAAACGGAAAAGGCAAAGTCGACAACAACCTGTACAGCGGCCTGTTCCTGTACTCCGTTGCCGGTCACACCTTCGGTGGCGGTTATCAGGTCAGCAACGGCAGCAGTGACTTCCCTTGGCTGAACCAGGGTGACGGTTCGTCGAACTACACCATTACCGATATGCAGATCCAGAAGTTCGGCCGTGCCGGCGAGCGCACCTGGCAGGCACGCTATGCGTATGACTTCGCCAAGGTCGGCGTCCCTGGTCTGACTGCGGGTCTGGTCTACCTGCGTGGCGACAACATCGACACCGTGAACCTTCGCGGTGCCGAGGCAGCCAACGGTGCTTCCGAGTGGGAACGCGATCTGAGCGTTGCCTACGTCGTTCAGGAAGGCCCGTTGAAGAACCTGGGTCTGGCGTGGAAAAACGCTACCTGGCGCACCGACCTGCCGAACACCCGTTCGCAGGACGAAAACCGCCTGATCCTCAGCTACTCGCTCCCGCTGCTGTAA
- a CDS encoding OprD family porin — translation MNKSTLAIAVAVGVLAQQAGAAGFIEDSKASISSRTMYFNNDNRDGGADQRESGEGLKFDYLSGFTQGPVGFGIDAQALLGIHLDGGKGHHPDPNTFFPSDTDHSAVDEWSRAAANVKARFSKTEAHLGGALQPNMPILVANDSRLLPQTFDGGTITSKEIDNVTFNLGQLEHSAGRASSNSTGLAVAGGTQDSNKFYYGGADWKVTKDLTLQYYHSNLKDYYKQDFFGLIHVLPIDANQSFKTDIRYFDSGSDGKNGQIGYVFNNNGGYASNPGEVDNKTWSAMFTYTLGGNAFLLGHQRVNDDGGFVYLNQGNVVDGNGRPESNGGASFYLFTDSMINGFVRAGENTTFGQYSYDFAALGVPGLKTSIAYLHGDNIKARNGVGSDMSEWERDMRIDYTIQQGALKGFGVTLRNGVYRGSQIDIADQDQTRLIFNYTYSFL, via the coding sequence ATGAACAAGTCCACCTTGGCTATCGCCGTGGCCGTAGGGGTTTTGGCGCAGCAGGCAGGCGCCGCAGGTTTCATCGAAGACAGCAAGGCTTCCATCAGTTCTCGCACCATGTATTTCAACAACGATAATCGGGACGGCGGCGCGGATCAGCGCGAAAGCGGTGAAGGCCTGAAGTTCGATTATCTGTCCGGGTTCACCCAGGGCCCAGTCGGTTTCGGTATCGACGCCCAGGCTCTTTTGGGTATCCACCTGGACGGTGGCAAAGGCCATCACCCAGACCCAAACACCTTCTTCCCAAGCGACACCGATCATTCGGCCGTGGACGAGTGGAGCCGTGCGGCTGCCAACGTCAAGGCACGCTTCTCGAAGACAGAAGCGCACCTGGGTGGAGCGTTGCAGCCCAACATGCCGATTCTGGTCGCGAACGACAGCCGTCTGCTGCCGCAAACCTTTGACGGTGGCACCATCACCTCGAAGGAAATCGACAACGTGACCTTCAACCTCGGCCAACTGGAGCACTCGGCGGGTCGCGCCTCTTCGAACTCCACCGGCCTGGCCGTGGCGGGCGGTACTCAGGACAGCAACAAGTTCTATTACGGTGGCGCTGACTGGAAGGTCACCAAAGACCTGACCCTGCAGTACTACCATTCGAATCTGAAGGACTACTACAAGCAGGACTTCTTCGGCTTGATCCACGTCCTCCCGATCGATGCCAACCAGTCCTTCAAGACGGACATCCGTTATTTTGACAGTGGCTCCGATGGCAAAAATGGCCAGATCGGTTACGTTTTCAACAACAACGGTGGTTACGCCAGCAATCCGGGCGAGGTCGATAACAAGACCTGGAGCGCCATGTTCACCTACACCCTGGGTGGCAACGCATTCCTGCTGGGTCATCAGCGCGTCAACGATGATGGTGGTTTCGTCTATCTGAACCAGGGCAACGTAGTGGATGGCAATGGTCGTCCCGAATCCAACGGTGGCGCCAGTTTCTACCTGTTTACCGATTCGATGATCAACGGCTTCGTCCGCGCCGGCGAGAACACCACGTTCGGCCAATACTCCTATGACTTCGCTGCACTGGGTGTGCCGGGCCTGAAAACTTCGATCGCCTACCTGCACGGCGACAACATCAAAGCCAGAAACGGTGTTGGCAGCGATATGTCCGAGTGGGAGCGCGACATGCGTATTGACTACACCATTCAGCAAGGTGCGCTCAAAGGTTTTGGCGTAACGCTGCGTAATGGTGTTTACCGTGGCAGCCAGATTGACATCGCCGACCAGGATCAGACTCGCCTGATCTTCAACTACACCTACAGCTTCCTGTAA
- the tauA gene encoding taurine ABC transporter substrate-binding protein: protein MTIKRALSGSFVTVCVSLAVSFSAHAANLTVGYQTGIDPSKVPQADGLYEKSIGQPIDWRRFNSGPEVVTAIASGDVQIGNLGSSPLAAAASRNLPIVAFIVSAQINAAEALVVRNGSGINNPQDLIGKTIATPFVSTSHYSLLGALKHWGLDASKVKVVNLQPAEIAAAWKRGDIDGAFVWSPALGEIRKTGKTLTDAAQVGQWGAPTFEVWVARKDYAEKHPDVVAKFAKVTLDSFADYAAHKADWTADSVPVQKIAKLTGANAADVPELLAGSTFPDAKAQQTSALLEGGTAKAIGETAKFLKEQGKVETVLLDYSPYVSAKFVTE from the coding sequence ATGACGATCAAGCGCGCACTATCCGGCTCATTTGTTACAGTTTGTGTATCGCTGGCCGTTTCTTTCTCAGCCCATGCGGCAAACCTCACCGTTGGCTATCAAACCGGCATCGATCCCAGCAAGGTGCCTCAGGCGGACGGGCTCTATGAGAAGTCCATCGGTCAGCCGATCGACTGGCGACGTTTCAACAGCGGCCCGGAAGTGGTCACGGCCATCGCTTCGGGGGACGTGCAGATCGGCAACCTGGGTTCAAGTCCGCTGGCGGCTGCCGCATCACGCAACTTGCCAATTGTCGCGTTCATCGTCTCGGCCCAGATCAATGCGGCCGAAGCGCTGGTGGTGCGCAATGGTAGCGGCATCAACAATCCGCAAGATCTGATCGGAAAGACCATTGCCACGCCGTTCGTTTCAACCTCCCACTACAGCCTGCTCGGCGCGCTGAAGCACTGGGGCCTGGATGCCTCGAAAGTCAAAGTGGTGAACCTGCAACCGGCAGAGATTGCAGCCGCCTGGAAGCGTGGCGACATTGATGGCGCGTTCGTCTGGTCGCCAGCCCTGGGAGAAATCCGCAAGACCGGCAAGACCCTGACCGACGCCGCGCAAGTGGGTCAATGGGGAGCACCGACGTTTGAGGTGTGGGTGGCGCGCAAGGATTACGCGGAGAAACACCCGGACGTCGTGGCCAAATTTGCCAAGGTCACCCTGGACTCCTTCGCCGACTATGCCGCGCATAAGGCCGACTGGACCGCCGACTCGGTGCCCGTGCAGAAAATCGCCAAATTGACCGGCGCCAATGCTGCCGATGTGCCGGAGTTGCTGGCCGGTTCTACATTCCCGGATGCCAAGGCGCAGCAAACCTCCGCGCTGCTGGAGGGCGGCACGGCCAAAGCGATTGGCGAGACGGCGAAATTCTTGAAGGAGCAAGGAAAGGTGGAGACAGTGCTGCTCGACTATTCGCCGTATGTCAGCGCGAAGTTCGTAACCGAGTAA